The following proteins are encoded in a genomic region of Spirosoma sp. SC4-14:
- a CDS encoding transglutaminase domain-containing protein, which yields MRNYIIWPILAFLSFFTPAFTARSIVGPGIPRPSKFVEIDYSTIDTYARNAPESAAKNLTTLSDYLTSPARTDLAKARSVYAWITSHIRYDESAFSGRRYSSEIDYANRTLRNRRAVCTGFALLFKHILGRTGIPVVTIKGYSRTNDSDAGQPIAQIDHEWNAVQLDGDWYLLDIAWAQTTAKVGTDGQLHPNDFFFLTEPLPFAANHFPLDQRWQLLSPSITKAQFDHFPKLYDTYFRLGFDPDFPKNGLIRSGNTLTLSFRNDQDIEFMCSIGRQGGSTATDVLFTTKRLGNTYQLSIPVSQQGNLTLYVFAKPKGARTERVKSFEGIAAFTIVKR from the coding sequence ATGCGAAACTACATCATCTGGCCTATACTGGCTTTTCTTTCTTTTTTTACGCCAGCTTTTACAGCTCGCAGCATAGTTGGCCCCGGAATTCCCCGCCCATCGAAATTTGTTGAAATTGACTATAGCACCATCGATACGTATGCCCGGAATGCTCCCGAATCAGCGGCTAAAAACTTAACGACTCTGAGCGATTACCTGACGTCTCCGGCTCGCACTGATCTGGCTAAAGCCCGCTCGGTATATGCCTGGATCACATCGCACATACGCTATGATGAATCAGCATTTAGTGGTCGGCGGTATTCGTCAGAAATAGACTATGCGAACCGAACATTACGGAACCGCCGAGCGGTTTGTACGGGTTTTGCTCTTTTATTCAAACACATACTGGGACGTACGGGTATTCCGGTTGTCACAATCAAAGGGTACTCGCGCACCAACGATAGCGATGCGGGCCAGCCAATTGCTCAGATTGATCACGAATGGAATGCCGTTCAGCTCGATGGTGACTGGTATTTGCTCGATATTGCCTGGGCGCAAACAACAGCAAAAGTAGGAACCGATGGGCAACTGCATCCAAACGATTTCTTCTTCCTGACCGAGCCACTCCCTTTTGCAGCCAATCATTTTCCACTCGATCAACGCTGGCAATTACTGTCGCCTTCGATCACTAAAGCGCAGTTCGACCACTTCCCGAAACTGTATGATACCTATTTTAGGCTGGGCTTCGATCCTGATTTCCCTAAAAACGGCCTGATTCGTTCAGGAAACACCCTTACCCTTTCATTCCGTAATGATCAGGACATTGAATTTATGTGTTCAATTGGGCGGCAAGGCGGCTCTACAGCCACTGATGTCCTGTTTACCACGAAGCGGTTGGGCAACACTTATCAACTGAGCATACCTGTTTCGCAGCAGGGCAATTTAACGCTTTATGTTTTTGCCAAACCGAAAGGAGCACGAACCGAACGTGTAAAATCGTTTGAAGGTATTGCTGCCTTTACTATCGTTAAACGTTGA
- a CDS encoding PPC domain-containing DNA-binding protein, with the protein MTPSDAQPIVPVEATMHTYSFRLRPGQDLKKELETLAQKQRLGAGVILTCVGSLTELTLRLANQEKGSKWSGHFEIVSLAGTLSMHGSHLHLSASDSTGRTFGGHLLDGCKIYTTAEIVIGVMPELDYVREPDPTYGYHELVVKKRKKK; encoded by the coding sequence ATGACTCCTTCCGATGCTCAGCCAATTGTGCCTGTTGAGGCAACTATGCATACGTACTCGTTTCGCCTGCGTCCGGGGCAGGATTTAAAGAAAGAGCTGGAAACGCTGGCTCAGAAACAGCGCCTGGGAGCTGGGGTTATCCTTACCTGCGTAGGGAGCCTTACCGAGCTAACCTTACGCCTGGCAAATCAGGAGAAGGGAAGCAAATGGAGCGGCCATTTTGAGATTGTCTCATTGGCTGGAACGCTTTCCATGCATGGCAGCCATCTGCATCTGTCAGCTTCTGATTCAACGGGCAGAACCTTTGGCGGGCACTTACTGGATGGCTGTAAAATTTATACGACAGCAGAAATTGTGATCGGTGTAATGCCTGAGCTGGATTACGTTCGGGAACCCGACCCGACCTATGGATACCATGAATTAGTGGTAAAAAAACGAAAAAAGAAGTAA
- a CDS encoding bifunctional nuclease family protein, which translates to MDKIKLEILGLSPSQSQSGSFALVLGEEYGNRRLPIIIGMFEAQAIAIEIEKIVPNRPMTHDLFKQFAEQFKFTVREIVISDLREGIFFAKIVCFDGVRESVIDARPSDAIAIGIRFNVPIYTNESILSEAGITASSNEDEDEQEELVRSSNRPSSRSFGDQLKNASSEELQRMLEEALGNEEYERAAKIRDEMSKRN; encoded by the coding sequence GTGGATAAGATTAAGCTGGAAATATTAGGACTATCGCCCAGCCAGTCGCAATCGGGATCATTTGCGCTGGTACTGGGAGAAGAATATGGCAATCGTCGGTTGCCAATAATAATCGGCATGTTTGAAGCACAGGCCATCGCCATCGAAATTGAAAAGATTGTACCCAATCGACCGATGACGCACGATCTCTTCAAGCAATTTGCCGAGCAATTTAAGTTTACTGTACGCGAAATCGTCATTTCTGATTTGCGCGAAGGGATTTTCTTCGCTAAAATTGTTTGTTTCGATGGCGTGCGGGAATCGGTAATCGATGCGCGCCCCTCAGATGCCATTGCCATCGGTATTCGGTTCAATGTTCCCATTTACACGAATGAATCGATCTTATCGGAAGCAGGCATTACGGCCAGTTCGAACGAAGATGAAGACGAGCAGGAAGAACTGGTTCGCTCGTCGAATCGTCCTTCCAGCCGATCGTTTGGTGATCAGCTAAAAAATGCCTCTTCGGAAGAGTTGCAGCGGATGCTCGAAGAAGCTCTCGGCAACGAAGAATACGAACGAGCCGCCAAAATTCGTGACGAAATGAGCAAGCGCAACTAA